In Thauera sedimentorum, a single genomic region encodes these proteins:
- a CDS encoding RES family NAD+ phosphorylase — MSSTTWTPPAVASEARPWAQAAWRIVEAQHVASTMKLVDDAAEQDLLEALLEEGKPPLPPEAAGLDYLLATPFRYDPPRPGSRFRAATDPGVFYAAQHVRTACAELAYWRWRFLIDAVDLERLEPVAHTAFRVRIATKAVDLRRPPFDRDAAAWTDPLDYRATQAFAAVARQAGIGAIVYRSVRDPRPAWCVALLTPTGFAAPRPEPRRQTWWIAVQRDAVVCRREDEVLEFAAGDWASGGLAE; from the coding sequence GTGTCGTCCACTACCTGGACGCCTCCCGCGGTCGCGTCTGAGGCCCGCCCCTGGGCCCAGGCCGCCTGGCGCATCGTCGAGGCCCAGCACGTCGCCTCCACCATGAAGCTGGTCGACGACGCGGCCGAGCAGGACCTCCTCGAAGCCCTGCTGGAAGAAGGCAAACCGCCGCTGCCGCCGGAAGCCGCCGGCCTGGACTACCTGCTCGCCACTCCCTTCCGCTATGACCCGCCGCGCCCCGGCTCGCGCTTCCGCGCCGCCACCGACCCCGGCGTGTTCTACGCCGCCCAGCACGTGCGCACCGCCTGTGCCGAACTCGCCTACTGGCGCTGGCGCTTCCTGATCGACGCGGTCGACCTCGAGCGCCTGGAGCCGGTGGCCCACACCGCCTTCCGCGTGCGCATCGCCACCAAGGCGGTCGACCTGCGCCGCCCGCCCTTCGACCGCGACGCCGCCGCGTGGACCGACCCGCTCGACTACCGCGCCACCCAGGCCTTCGCCGCCGTGGCGCGCCAGGCGGGCATCGGTGCCATCGTCTACCGCTCGGTACGCGACCCCCGCCCCGCCTGGTGCGTGGCCCTGCTCACCCCCACCGGCTTCGCCGCCCCGCGTCCGGAACCGAGGCGCCAGACCTGGTGGATCGCGGTGCAGCGGGATGCGGTGGTGTGCCGGCGGGAGGACGAGGTGTTGGAGTTTGCGGCGGGGGATTGGGCGAGCGGCGGATTGGCGGAGTAG
- a CDS encoding MbcA/ParS/Xre antitoxin family protein codes for MSAITHPTADPATAAAVLSKAVARAAERLGLSRALLARVLGVSPATVTRLYAGSYRLERSRKEWEFAVLLVRLFRSLDSIVGEESAARAWLNSTNLGLNARPIELIRDTEGLVRVVHYLDASRGRV; via the coding sequence ATGTCCGCCATCACCCACCCCACCGCCGATCCCGCCACTGCCGCCGCGGTGCTCAGCAAGGCCGTGGCCCGCGCCGCCGAACGCCTCGGCCTGTCGCGCGCCCTGCTCGCCCGCGTGCTCGGCGTCAGCCCGGCCACCGTCACCCGGCTCTACGCCGGCAGCTACCGCCTGGAGCGCAGCCGCAAGGAATGGGAGTTCGCCGTGCTGCTGGTACGCCTGTTCCGCTCGCTCGACTCCATCGTCGGCGAGGAGAGCGCCGCGCGCGCCTGGCTCAACAGCACCAACCTCGGCCTCAACGCCCGCCCCATCGAACTCATCCGTGATACCGAAGGCCTGGTCCGTGTCGTCCACTACCTGGACGCCTCCCGCGGTCGCGTCTGA